The following nucleotide sequence is from Dyella sp. BiH032.
GTGGTCTGCCTGCCGCTGTTGCATCCGCTGGCCTCCTGGCTCGGCGCGCTCGGCGATGCGCCGGCGCGCATCGCGGTGAACTTCCACACCGCCTTCAACCTGGCGCTGGCATTGCTGTTTATTCTTCCAGTGGAACGCATGGCGCACCTGCTGGTGCGCCTGCTGCCCGATCCACCGCGGCCGAACGACCCGGGTGTGCCGCAGTACCTCGACGAAAGCGCGCTCGATTCGGCCAACGTCGCTCTCGCCAATGCCGCGCGCGAATCCATGCGCATGGCCGACATGGTCGAAGGCATGCTCAAGGGTCTGGTCGAAGTCTTTGGCAAGGACGATCGCGTACGTGCCGCCGCGATCAGCCGCATGGACCCTTCGCTGGACCGGCTGGGCATGGCGATTCGCGCCTACCTGGCCGAACTTGGCGGCGAGGCGCTAAACGAGGAGGACGGCGAACGCAGCCAGGAGATCCTCGCCTTCGTCATCAATATCGAGCACATCGGCGACATCACGGCCAACAACCTGATGGAGTTCGCGGCCAAGAAAGCCGAGCGCGGCCAGGACTTCACCGCCGAGGACATCCAGGACCTGGCGGCCATGCATGTGCATGTGATGGAAAGCCTGCGCCTGGGGCTGGCCGTGTTCATGCGCGGCGACCTGCGCGCCGCGCAACAGCTGGTGGCGCGCAAAGAAATGCTGTGGCGCCTGGAGAACGAGGCCTCGGAGCGTCACATCCGCGAACTGCGCGACCGCCGCGATGGCGGCGGCGACGTCTATCTGCGCATTCTGCGCGACCTCAAGCGCATCCACTCGCATCTGGCCGCGCTCGCTTATCCCTCGCTGGAGCGGGCCGGCCTGCTGCAGGGCCGGCTGGTGGGCGAGGCCGCCGCTTCGCGAGCCGTGAGCTAATGCTGCGATGCGGGTCCGTTGCAAGGGTGGATTGTTCGGACGTATAGACGGCCAAATAACGT
It contains:
- a CDS encoding Na/Pi cotransporter family protein yields the protein MNGTFALLDIAGYVALLLWGTHMVTSGVLRGYGSALRRWLGRYLGHRPTAFAFGICITALLQSSTAAGRMATSFAASGFLGLAPGLAVMLGANVGTTLIVQVMSFDISLIAPVLVLVGFTVHRRSDDARYENLGRVFIGLGLMLLSLHLLVGALAPVENAQALRAVLQSLESEPVLATLVAALMTWLFHSSVAMVLLIASLASTGVVDAPGALALVLGANLGGTLPALLEAHTPTARRLPLGNLLVRAFGCVVCLPLLHPLASWLGALGDAPARIAVNFHTAFNLALALLFILPVERMAHLLVRLLPDPPRPNDPGVPQYLDESALDSANVALANAARESMRMADMVEGMLKGLVEVFGKDDRVRAAAISRMDPSLDRLGMAIRAYLAELGGEALNEEDGERSQEILAFVINIEHIGDITANNLMEFAAKKAERGQDFTAEDIQDLAAMHVHVMESLRLGLAVFMRGDLRAAQQLVARKEMLWRLENEASERHIRELRDRRDGGGDVYLRILRDLKRIHSHLAALAYPSLERAGLLQGRLVGEAAASRAVS